The DNA segment TTGATTTTAAAACGGCGCAGGGTAACCCAGCGATCGCAGTTCAAATCGCTCGTCAATTTGTTGGTGACCGTCCGGATGTATTAGTCGGTATCGCGACGCCATCGGCTCAAGCGCTTGCAGCGGCAACGCGTGATCTTCCTATCGTATTTACAGCGGTGACGGATCCGGTTGGTGCTAAACTCGTAAGCAACGAAGAAAAACCAGGAAAAAATATTACTGGGCTTTCTGACCTGTCTCCAATTGCACAACACGTAGCATTAATCAAAGAGTTGCTTCCAAACGCGAAAACAGTCGGTGTGGTTTATAACCCCGGTGAATCTAACTCTGTAAGCTTAATGAAATTGCTAAAAGAAAGTCTAGAGGCAAATGGACTAGAGCTTATAGAAGCAACAGCACTTAAGAGTGCAGATGTGCAGAGTGCCACTCAAGCTATCTCGGCTAAATCTGATGTTCTTTATGCGATGATTGATAATACAGTAGCAAGTGCTATTGAAGGCATGACGATTGCAGCTAATCAAGCGAACACGCCAGTATTTGGTGCAACAACAACTTATATTGAAGGCGGTGCTTTCGCAGCGCTAGGTTTCGATTACTACCAAATTGGTGTGCAAACGGCGGATTATGTCGTTGCCATTCTTGAAGGTGCGAAGCCGGGTGACCTCCCAGTGAAAGTGGCTAAAGGTTCTGATCTCATCGTGAATAAAACAGCTGCGGATAAACTTGGTATCACTATTCCACAATCTGTTCTAGACCGCGCGACGGAAATTAAGTAAACCCTACCACAACACATTCTTGATGTTGTGAAGGTTAAGAAATACCTCTCGGCCAATCAATGCAAGGTTGGTCGAGAGTTTTTATACTAACGAAGAACGATAACGTTAGTGTAAGCAGAGAAGGAGTATGTATGTCTGCTTTTGCATTTTTTGGAGCACTAGAAATAGGGCTTATCTATGGTCTCGTTGCTTTAGGCGTTTATCTTACGTTTAGGGTACTGGACTTTCCTGATCTTACTGTGGATGGTAGTTTCCCTATGGGGGCTGCTGTGGCCGCGACAGGTATTGTTGCAGGACTAGACCCTTGGCTTTCTACATTTTTGGCCGTCATCGCGGCAAGTGCAACAGGGTGGGTGACGGCGTTTTTAGCCGTACGTTGCGGTATTTTGCATCTGCTCGCTTCTATATTGACCATGATTGCAGCCTTCTCCATCAATATTCGAATAATGGGTCGACCAAACATCGCACTTTTGGGCTCAGATACTATTTTGACGCCATTTGAAGCGTACGGGGACTCGATGTATATCCGACCTCTATTGGTTGGAACTTTGGTTCTTTTATCTGCTTGGTTTGTGGTTCGTCTTTTAAACAGTGATTTTGGCTTGGGGCTACGCGCAACCGGTGTGAATGCTCGTATGGTTAAAGCTCAGGGCGGAAGCACGGCTTTCTACACCTATTTCTGTTTAGCGTTATCAAACGGCTTTGTGGGGTTTGCTGGGGCGCTATTTGCTCAAACCAACAGCTTTGCTGACGTAACTTCGGGAACAGGGACGATTGTTGTCGGGTTAGCGGCCGTTATTCTTGGGCAGACACTGATCCCGGGAAGAAAGATCTGGATAGCGGTCACGGCCGTTATTGTTGGTTCAGTTTTGTATCGACTTGCCGTCGCATTTGCGTTGAGTTCAGGTATGTTTGGCTTGCAAGCTTCTGACTTGAATTTAGTCACGGCAGTATTGGTCGCAGCGGCGTTGATCGCACCAAAAGTGAAAGGAAATCTAAAGGCAAAAAAGGCGCTAACGCCAACTGAGGGCGTTGCACCACCTAAGCCAGACAAAGAATCAGGAGATGTCGCATGATTCATTTAGAAGATATTCAGGTTACCTTTAATCCTGGAACCGTTTTAGAAAACAAAGCGTTGAGAAGTGTCTCAGTACAAGTACCAGAACATCAGTTTTTGACCGTAATTGGCTCAAACGGCGCGGGAAAATCTACCTTGCTCGGTGCCGTTACGGGTGAAACGCCAATGGTTGGCGGAAAGGTTCGTATCGATGATCTAGACGTGACTCGTCAATCCGTTGACCAACGAGCGAGTCAATGTGCGCGTGTATTTCAGGACCCACTCGCAGGAACCTGCGGTGATCTTACGATTGAAGAAAATATGGCTTTGGCTTATATGCGAGGAAAGCGCAGAGGATGGCATCATTCAATATCGTCTAAACGTAGAAAAATATTCCAAGAGCGCATTAGTATTTTAGGCCTAGGCCTAGAAGACAGGTTAAGCGATAACATCGGTTTGCTTTCTGGTGGACAGCGTCAAGCGGTTAGCCTTGTGATGGCAACCCTCTCTGATAGCAAACTGTTGTTGCTCGATGAGCACACCGCGGCGTTAGATCCAAGAATGGCAGCATTTGTTCTCGACCTAACCAAAAAGGTAGTGAAAGAATTTAACCTAACAGTCATGATGGTTACGCACTCAATGAAAGATGCATTAGCGTGTGGAGACAGAACCATTATGCTTCACCAAGGCAAGATTGTATTGGATGTTGAAGGTGATCAACGGGCGAACATGGCCGTACCAGATTTATTGGAGATGTTCTCTAAAGTGCGAGGAGAAGAGTTGACAGATGACAGCTTATTATTGAGCTGACTACGCCCTTTCTCTCACCCCTAAAAATGTGATCCCTCTTCTTCCGAAGGGGGATTTTTCAATACGGTTAATGGTCTAGACTGGCATCAAATCTCCAATGCTGAGTCAGACTATGAATCCCCCCTATTTATGCCACGTTCAAACGACGGACGGATTGCTTTTCAAAAACAGATTACCGTTCAAAAATAGTGCACTGGTTGTCACTCTTAAAACAGAAGATCTTCCATTCGATAAGGTTCAGGTTCGTCACGAACCGGATAATGAAGAGTCTCTGGTCGAAATGAAGCCAGTGGGAAAAGAGGGGCGTTTGGTCTTATGGCAGGCCTCTATTCCAGTCAATAGCGACCGAGATACGACCCACTATGTATTCAAATTGATCTTGGGTAGCAATCAATTTTGGTTGGATGCAAGAGGGGGTCAGGCACGGATTCCAAGTAAGGAATACCACTTCAAATATAACGTGAACCATCAACCCCCAGAATGGGTCTCCGAACAAATATTCTATCAAATATTCCCCGACCGTTTTTGCAACGGTAACCCGAAGATAAACGTAAAAAGCGGTGAGTATCAAATCCGAGGTGGGACGGTAGACGTGGTCGCGAAAGCGTGGGGCAGTGCGATAGGGCGCTATCAGCGCGCTTCTAGTGTCGAGTTTTATGGTGGCGACTTACAAGGAATAAAAGACAAATTAGATTACCTGCAAGATCTCGGGGTGACCTCGCTTTATCTCAATCCAATATTTCAATCAAATAGTAACCACAAATACGACACGACAGATTATCTGAACGTCGATCCTCATCTGGGAACCAATCAAGATTTTGCCGACTTAAGTAAGGATGTTCATAACCGGGGTTTGAAAATCGTCCTAGATGCGGTATTCAATCACACATCTGAAGAGCACCCTTGGTTTGATAAAAATGGTAAGTACGACGCCGGTGCTTACCACAACATCGATTCTCCGTATCGACATTTTTATCTATTTGAGGGTGAAACAACAAACTACCTTGGTTGGAAAGGGGTGGCGACGTTGCCAGTATTGAACTTCGAAAATCAAGAGGTAAGAAGCTATATCTATCAATCTGAACAGTCAGTGATTAAGCACTGGTTGCGCGCCCCTTATGCGATAGATGGGTGGCGATTTGATGTAATTCATATGCTTGGTGAAGGGGATGGCGCTAAGAATAATGAATACTACGTCCGTCAGTTTCGTGAAGCGGCTAAGTCTGTCTCTTCAGAGACCTACGTGTTGGGTGAGCATTTCTTTGAGGCAACGCAGTGGCTTCAAGGAGATCAAGAAGATGGATCGATGAATTACTTTGGTTTTGCTCATCCTATCCGAGCTTTGCTTGCCGGATTAGATATCATCTACGATCCTATTTCATTGACGCCGTCAGGTTTTGCTCATTGGGTAAAAGAGGCGAACGCGAAGATACCTTGGGCCAATCAGCTTACGCAGCTCAATCAGCTGGACAGCCATGACACGACACGTTTTTTAACCATGTTGAAAGGTGACGAGCAAAAGATGCGGATGGCAGCGGTTATGCTACTCACATTTGTTGGAACCCCATGCTTGTATTATGGAACAGAAGTGGGTTTGGAAGGCGAGCTCGATCCAGATAACCGTCGGTGTTTTCCATGGGAACGCGTCGCGACGTCTAGCTGGTTGCCATTCTATAAAGATCTGATTAACGCTCGTAGAGAGAACATAGAGTGGCAGAAAGGCGCATTTGAGATACTAAGCCACTCGGATGAGCATATCGTTTATGCGCGCAAGCTTGGTACCGAGGTATCCATTATTGCTCTTAGCTTTGCCGACAATGAGTGCAGTATACCCGCTTGGAAATTGGGAATCGAAAACGCCAAGGTGCAATGCTATTTTGACGATAACCCGCGCGAGATTAAACACGGCGAGTTTACGCTCTCTATGACTCAGTGGCAGTGTGAAATAATAAAGGTGTCGTCGCTAACCTAATTCAGATTGGTACTTTTCGATACAAGAAATGATAGGAGAGGCGGTCTTAAAGGTTCTGACTTCTCTAAATAAGGTATCGGCTTGGTCATATTCATTGCGAAGATAACTGAGCCATTGTTTAACCCTATTTGGATAATAGAGGCCTTTGTCGCCCTTCATTTCATACTGAGAATATTTGAGTAGTAGCGTCACCACTTCTTCCCATGACATTGGTTGATGATTGAATTTAACCACGTTGCCTAGATTGGGAATGTTAAACGCCCCACGACATACCATCAACGAATCTATACCGGTCGTTTCAATACAATCTTGACCGTCTTGATAGTTCCAAATCTCACCGTTAGCGATGATCGGGATAGTACTGCGTTCTTTGACTTGCTTAATGTAGTCCCATTTTATCTCACTGGCCTTATAGCCACCTATTTTGGTGCGGGCGTGAATGGTCACTTCGTTGGCGCCTGCTTGTTCAATAGCATCCACAATTTCAAAGCAATCCTCTGGGTTTTCCCAACCAAGACGAATTTTGGCGCTGACAGGAATGGTATCCGATACCGCCTCGCGACACGCCTTCACTATTTTATAAATCTGTTCTGGATCTTTGAGCAGTGCTGCACCACCTCTACTTCGATTGACTAATCTCGCAGGGCAACCAAAATTAAGGTCAATGCCTCTTGCACCTAAGCTTTCAGCTTGAACAGCATTTTCTGCCATCCAATTGGGCTCTTGGCCAAGTAACTGGATATGGATTGGAGTGCCAGATTTTGTCGATGAACCGGTCTCTAGTTCTGGGCACAAGCGAGTAAATACGTGTTCAGGAAGTTTTCGATTAATAACACGAACAAACTCCGTAACGCAGAGATCATAGTCATTGATATCTGTCAGCATCTCTCGCATTAAATGGTCTAGTACGCCCTCCATAGGGCCCAGAATTACACGCATATATCCAATTTACCGATAATAAATGAGCCGGCATTCTATCTGGTATTTATCCATACATCTACATAATCTATATACAGGTTTATCACGACTGCTACTTATTAATTACACTATTTTCAGATACTCTTACGCAACGAAAACAAACCATGAAAAATTGTTATGAAAACCATCGAACTACCGAAAGATTGGCAAGGCGAGTCTTGTTATTTTCTAGAGGGCGCTATTTTAGCGTCTAATTTGACCGTGAAACCATTAGAACCTGAAAACTGGTGCGGTGCAGTCGGTATAGACCAAGAAGAATCAGATAACCTCTTAGTCCCCCGTATTAATGCTCAACATAATGTCTTACGCAGAAGTGAATACTCACTGTCTGAATTAACAAAAGAGCAACTCGCTGACTTGTCGGAAGGTTTTATGGCGGTATGGCCAATCGTAGAAACGCAATACCAAGAGGTGGAAATATTAGACAGTACACTACGTATGCTGCAAGCGTTGCTAACAACGTTCATGCTAGCGATAGATGAAGAGCAAACCCAACAGCAAATGAAGGCTTCTGGCATAGAACAGCCACCCAAATTGCAAGATCTATTGCCTCAACTAGACGTCATGATAACTGAAGTAGCTTTAGCTGCGGATGAACTGATGGTGGGGCAAAAAGGACAGAGTGTAAATCCTTACAAAGGAGTAGGGCGAAATGATTCGTGCCCATGTAGGAGTGGCAAAAAATTTAAGCAGTGTTGCGGTAAGTAAGGCTGTACGCTTGTTATCCCCAAAACCGTAGATATCCATCCTGACAGCCTCCGTCATCCCTACAGAAGTATAATGCTGTTCGGTTAGTACTAAAGACTTCGTCATTTCCGTGGAAATAGGCCAATTTTCGTCGGGATAGCAGGTTTAGATAACCTTAACCGAGCAGCATGACGTCTTCACGGAAATACGATACCGATGGTGTTACTTACTTTACCTTAAAGAACTGAGAAACCGCGACAACGGCCGCAACAACAAAACTCGCCGCGAAGATGATAACCAACCACTGTGGCATAGATAGCGTTAAGAACTGCCATACAATTTCGCTGCAATCACCTGTCGCTTCAAAAAAGGCAGGCAACCATTGATTAAGCGGTGCCCATTCTGGAAAAACAAGGGGTGAACAGGTAGCGAATATATTGTTTTGGTAGTTGACATGTTCCAAAGCCAACATCAAACCTTTTAATGATGTTCCGGCCCAAGCCAAAATTCCCACCCAGCGAATGACGAATACCTGAGGGGCGATAGCGCCCAATAATGCCGCGACACCAATGCTAATCATTGCCACACGTTCGTAGATACACATTACACATGGATCGAGCTTCATGGCGTGTTGAAATGTGTAAGCACAGGCGTTAAAAAAAACAACAAAGCAAAAAAGTAGCAGCCAAGAAAGTCGAGTGCGAGAGAAAGCATGGAGAGAAGAAAGAGGGTTCACTTTATAACATCCTAAATAACAAAAGCTCTGATTCATCAGAGCTTTTTATACCGAATAAGTTCAATGGTCAATAATAATTATTAATGACCCGTTGTCGCTGCAGCGCCAACAGCATCGGCAATATGGTGTGTCAGCCAACCCATATCGTACATCCACGCCGTCATTGGTTCTAACAAGAATGTAATGCCTACCAAACCGACTATCGCAAGTACGATTGTGTAAGGGAATGCCATGATGACCATACGCCCATATGACAATCGTACGAGTG comes from the Vibrio sp. DW001 genome and includes:
- a CDS encoding ABC transporter substrate-binding protein — encoded protein: MKASQIIATAVIAGAALLSSTGVIAKTARIAVSQIVEHPALDATRQGLLDGLKAKGYEEGKNLEFDFKTAQGNPAIAVQIARQFVGDRPDVLVGIATPSAQALAAATRDLPIVFTAVTDPVGAKLVSNEEKPGKNITGLSDLSPIAQHVALIKELLPNAKTVGVVYNPGESNSVSLMKLLKESLEANGLELIEATALKSADVQSATQAISAKSDVLYAMIDNTVASAIEGMTIAANQANTPVFGATTTYIEGGAFAALGFDYYQIGVQTADYVVAILEGAKPGDLPVKVAKGSDLIVNKTAADKLGITIPQSVLDRATEIK
- a CDS encoding ABC transporter permease — protein: MSAFAFFGALEIGLIYGLVALGVYLTFRVLDFPDLTVDGSFPMGAAVAATGIVAGLDPWLSTFLAVIAASATGWVTAFLAVRCGILHLLASILTMIAAFSINIRIMGRPNIALLGSDTILTPFEAYGDSMYIRPLLVGTLVLLSAWFVVRLLNSDFGLGLRATGVNARMVKAQGGSTAFYTYFCLALSNGFVGFAGALFAQTNSFADVTSGTGTIVVGLAAVILGQTLIPGRKIWIAVTAVIVGSVLYRLAVAFALSSGMFGLQASDLNLVTAVLVAAALIAPKVKGNLKAKKALTPTEGVAPPKPDKESGDVA
- a CDS encoding ABC transporter ATP-binding protein yields the protein MIHLEDIQVTFNPGTVLENKALRSVSVQVPEHQFLTVIGSNGAGKSTLLGAVTGETPMVGGKVRIDDLDVTRQSVDQRASQCARVFQDPLAGTCGDLTIEENMALAYMRGKRRGWHHSISSKRRKIFQERISILGLGLEDRLSDNIGLLSGGQRQAVSLVMATLSDSKLLLLDEHTAALDPRMAAFVLDLTKKVVKEFNLTVMMVTHSMKDALACGDRTIMLHQGKIVLDVEGDQRANMAVPDLLEMFSKVRGEELTDDSLLLS
- the malZ gene encoding maltodextrin glucosidase, producing MNPPYLCHVQTTDGLLFKNRLPFKNSALVVTLKTEDLPFDKVQVRHEPDNEESLVEMKPVGKEGRLVLWQASIPVNSDRDTTHYVFKLILGSNQFWLDARGGQARIPSKEYHFKYNVNHQPPEWVSEQIFYQIFPDRFCNGNPKINVKSGEYQIRGGTVDVVAKAWGSAIGRYQRASSVEFYGGDLQGIKDKLDYLQDLGVTSLYLNPIFQSNSNHKYDTTDYLNVDPHLGTNQDFADLSKDVHNRGLKIVLDAVFNHTSEEHPWFDKNGKYDAGAYHNIDSPYRHFYLFEGETTNYLGWKGVATLPVLNFENQEVRSYIYQSEQSVIKHWLRAPYAIDGWRFDVIHMLGEGDGAKNNEYYVRQFREAAKSVSSETYVLGEHFFEATQWLQGDQEDGSMNYFGFAHPIRALLAGLDIIYDPISLTPSGFAHWVKEANAKIPWANQLTQLNQLDSHDTTRFLTMLKGDEQKMRMAAVMLLTFVGTPCLYYGTEVGLEGELDPDNRRCFPWERVATSSWLPFYKDLINARRENIEWQKGAFEILSHSDEHIVYARKLGTEVSIIALSFADNECSIPAWKLGIENAKVQCYFDDNPREIKHGEFTLSMTQWQCEIIKVSSLT
- the dusC gene encoding tRNA dihydrouridine(16) synthase DusC, with the translated sequence MRVILGPMEGVLDHLMREMLTDINDYDLCVTEFVRVINRKLPEHVFTRLCPELETGSSTKSGTPIHIQLLGQEPNWMAENAVQAESLGARGIDLNFGCPARLVNRSRGGAALLKDPEQIYKIVKACREAVSDTIPVSAKIRLGWENPEDCFEIVDAIEQAGANEVTIHARTKIGGYKASEIKWDYIKQVKERSTIPIIANGEIWNYQDGQDCIETTGIDSLMVCRGAFNIPNLGNVVKFNHQPMSWEEVVTLLLKYSQYEMKGDKGLYYPNRVKQWLSYLRNEYDQADTLFREVRTFKTASPIISCIEKYQSELG
- a CDS encoding SEC-C metal-binding domain-containing protein, producing the protein MKTIELPKDWQGESCYFLEGAILASNLTVKPLEPENWCGAVGIDQEESDNLLVPRINAQHNVLRRSEYSLSELTKEQLADLSEGFMAVWPIVETQYQEVEILDSTLRMLQALLTTFMLAIDEEQTQQQMKASGIEQPPKLQDLLPQLDVMITEVALAADELMVGQKGQSVNPYKGVGRNDSCPCRSGKKFKQCCGK
- the dsbB gene encoding disulfide bond formation protein DsbB; the protein is MNPLSSLHAFSRTRLSWLLLFCFVVFFNACAYTFQHAMKLDPCVMCIYERVAMISIGVAALLGAIAPQVFVIRWVGILAWAGTSLKGLMLALEHVNYQNNIFATCSPLVFPEWAPLNQWLPAFFEATGDCSEIVWQFLTLSMPQWLVIIFAASFVVAAVVAVSQFFKVK